ACCGCAGTGCATTAACTTCTAAGATTATATAATCTTCTTTTACGTTTTCCTCTACAGCCCTTCGAAAAGTTGCTTCAACTTCTTCCTCAAACATTATGGCGTCATCATCTCTAACATCTTGACCATTTTCATTAGAATCATTAGTGGTAGAGTCAGGTCCCATTGTCCCAATTCTACATAAGGTGGAAGAACAACACCACCATCTTCATTTGGTATATCCGCTTCATCATTAATGATTTGCATAAGTTTATCTAGAGGAATTGGAGCAACAGAATGTCTCCATTTGTCTTCACTGGCTGACCATATAAAACCAACTCCACCATCACCAACCTCAGATATGCATGGCACTTCATTGGTCCCACTACTACTGTCAGCATAATTTTCGAGCTCCTCATCGCTGCTATCATTATTTTTAGGTTGTTGAAGCAAAGATACCTTTGAGTAAGAAGGAGCAACGAAATTCCTGCCAACCATAACATCAAAAGACAAGATGACACCAGGCTCTAAAGCTGCTCCGGACTTGATTGTCACATCGTCACACGCTATTGAGTGCTTCAATTTGCAGTTATCTTCAATCGTGACGTTGTGCCATATaaacgaaccttctatagtaacatTCGAGCCAATTGTGCAACCTTCCCCAATAACTGAATTTGAAATCTCTGTGTTGTCCCCAATACTAGTTCCAGTCCCAATTACACTGTAAGGACCATTTTTTGCCGAACAGGATTGCTTAACTTCAGGTGCTCGATAAATGCCTTGCCTTTCTAATTTAGTACTAGCAGAATTTCCAAAAAACTGGACATCAGGCACCAAAGGATACGTCCATCGCTGAATTATGTCCTTGCTAACAGTGTCATAACTTCTATAGTTATCAATTCTAGCCGCATAACTTGAATGTATCTCATGAGTGAAGATTTTACACCCCCTGATATCATCTTCGAGCAACCCCTTAACAAAATCACGCCGCAGATCTTGATAGTCAAAATTATCAGTGAAAAGACTCAAAACTTCTGGTGAACAGATATCAATATAGCAATCCTGCTTGTCATTGTAAAGACACATGGAAGAATTATTACTATCAGTAAGCATTGCCTTATCAAGAGAAAAATACCCTTTTATCTCCCTTGTCTTCATAATACAACACTTGCTTAGCCTGTGAATCAATTGCCATAAACAACTCTTCAGTTCCAACACGAGATTGACGAGTTATCGATGAAGGCTTTGATTGTTTAATAACCATGGTCATTACAGCATTGCTATCCTTTTTTCGTCTCTCTTTATGTTCCTTAAGTAGATGTGATAGTGACATGTTGCTCACAGTATCTCCATTGACAAGGATAAAATCACCACGTATCACATGTTGCTCGTAGATCAAACGTAATGCATCTCCTACACTAACAGCGTTGTGTGATACAATCGTTTTGACCGAAAAGTTTGGTTGGTTAAACCAATTGGAGTTACGTAAATCATCGATCACTTTCTTGGAATGAGCACAACAGAAAACATAAACTTCTTTAACACCAGCAGATTCAAGCCATGCTAAAGTATAATCTATGATATGGGCGTTGATCAATGGTAGGAGTACTTGGGGCGTTCAAGAGTGATCGGTTGAAATTGTGTCAAAACTATCAGCCAAAAGAATGGCCTGCAAAGGGGAATGAGCCAATGATTCTTCCGCTTCCCCCATTCCTCCTCTTTTCTTTCTTCCCTTCTTAACCACCATGCTGTGTGAGTATATGCCTTGCGTATAAGTTATAAGTTTAGGGTTTGAGAAGTTTTGTGTTGTGTGATGAAAGATGGAAGCCTTTGGGGTGAAATTGGGTAAAAACTTATACACACCAGGTGTTTACACCGAATCAATGTAATATAccattatatatatgcattaattaatcatgattaagtgCTAGTTGTGCATATttaaatacatattttatatatttattgatttggtgtaaacacccggtgtgaataagttcttaccttgaAATTGTGTTCAATTTATTTTGTGTTTTGATTGAATACGAAACTAGAGGTAAATCTCAACAGATATATTCTTCCCATTAGAAAAAAGGAATCAGCCCATAAAACTCCTATTTGAAAAAATAGATTTTGTAGCCTTAGATTTGCGGTTTGTAATTTAGAATTTGCACCCCGAACATATTTCCGCTTTTATGATTTATACCTTGTTCTACATTCTTTTAATGATTTGCATCCTAATCTCCTTAGTTTCttacaaaataataaaaattacttcctccgtttcaattgAAAAACAAAAAGAGCTATTTTGAATCTTATGGTTTTAAACTAAAGAGATGTAGGATATACAAAATTTCCTTTAATTTTAtaatcttaaacatgtcatgtgacaagttgaaattaaaaaattaaaaaaaaaaaaagacattattTTTAAACgaactaattaattattttcttccaaagTTACTCCTATTTAAATAGATGAgttttatataataaaaaaactATATTAACTAGATACTATTTAATTAAAGATAGTTTAATCAAACACCTAATTTTTACTAAAGAGGGTAATTTTATAAATCAaaggaattttttattttttatttttatttttttgaaaaaggaATACTCCGTATTTGTTTCCTTCCACGTGTTCCATGGGCCTAGGGAAAAAGGTCCGAGTAGGGACAAATTTGTAAATGTACAGAATCTTCATTGTTCCATCCTAAGCTAAGCCCTATATATAAGAAAGACGGAGAGAGCCTCAGGGATTTCGTTTTCGTGTTGGGTAAGCTATTTATTCGCGAAGgcaataggaaaaagaagaagagcagaGAAATGGCAGCAGAGGAGGGACTAGTGCTAGGCGTCCACACCGTTGATGCATGGAACGAGCAACTCCAAAAAGGCATTGATACCAAAAAACTGGTAACAtttgtcttttttcttttattagtATTATGTGATCATTCATCGTTGGATTTTCTTGCTTAATGTTTACGGAAATCGGATCCTGATTATGCCTGGGTTTGGAGTGTTTGTCGAGATCGAGAATTGAAACTGTAAAAAaggaaaattaattatttttcccTCATTGGAAATGACACATAAAGAGTAATAACTTATCccaattgtcatttttttttttttttttgacaatgtaGGCAATATGTTCAAGTTCTGCCTACACAAATCAAAAGGGAATAAACCTTTCTGACTTTGAGGCTCACCCATGTTTCTAGAACATCTAAGGCGTTCTGGCATGATAAAGAAATGTtctcaaaagattttttttcaaCCAAATGAATAAATTGAGTTCTTGACAATTATTTGAAGTCTTGTTTCAGCTAAACATTTTTAATATTAACAATTTAACTTTTAATATTAAAAATGTACAATCTTTGATAAATaaaaatacggaaaagggccaaaattaccttGAACTTTGAAAGTTcgtccatacccttcgttatactttagggccaattatactcTTATCGTTATACTatgaggtcaattatacccttatgtctaatagctgccacgtggcatcatcccagcccttcaaaattattttcccctcaaataattttttactcactaaaataactcaacccgacctgacccaattttttttttccagccaaagtgatacggacccaacccattaccccttggctggaaaaaaaaaattggctcgggttgggttattttagtgggtaaaaaattatttgaggggaaaataattttgaagggctgggatgatgccacgtggcagctgttagacataagggtataattgaccccatagtataacggtaagggtataattgatcctaaagtataacgaagggtatggatgaactatttcccaaagttcaggtaattttggcccttttctgaTAAAAATATGCAGGTTCACAATATTTTCGTACTCTTTTACAATCTTTCTATTGTTCACGCTTGTTCTGTACTTGCTGTGTATTGAGATAAAATTGTGAGGCTTTTGGTTTATTGATTGTCCGGTCCAGTTTGTGGGATTGcaccgggtatgttgttgtatagaTTATCGTCTGGGTAATTGATATAGCCGGAAGATCCCTCTCGATATGCCTAGACTGTTGCTCCAAAAGAGCAAACAATGTCTATTTAATTGGTCGGTCTAACTCTTAACAGCCAAAAGACTCGATATCTGCAGTACTGTATACAGTCTAATTTCTGTCTAATTTCTTGCTGAAAAACAAATTGGTGACATAGTTTACTATACACATATCCTTCTACTACTTTAATATGCTCATGATATTACTAATGCTGCAGATAGTTGTGGACTTCACTGCTTCTTGGTGTGGTCCCTGTAAGTTCATTGCCCCATTCCTTTCAGAGTTGGCCAAGAAGATACCCACTGTTACCTTCCTGAAAGTGGATGTCGATGAATTGAAGGTAAAATTATTGAGCCAAACATTTAATGCATTTGTTGGCATATAACCAAACCCCATTAATGTTCCCTAACAATATGATATGATGAAACATCTGAGCAGTTAT
Above is a genomic segment from Lycium barbarum isolate Lr01 chromosome 12, ASM1917538v2, whole genome shotgun sequence containing:
- the LOC132623912 gene encoding thioredoxin H-type 2, which produces MAAEEGLVLGVHTVDAWNEQLQKGIDTKKLIVVDFTASWCGPCKFIAPFLSELAKKIPTVTFLKVDVDELKSVATDWAVEAMPTFMFIKEGKIVDKVVGAKKDELQQTIAKHISSTSSSA